One Callospermophilus lateralis isolate mCalLat2 chromosome 6, mCalLat2.hap1, whole genome shotgun sequence genomic region harbors:
- the LOC143400814 gene encoding olfactory receptor 10C1 — MSTNASMVVTEFVLVGFSRLAHVQGLLFSLFLTVYLLTVTGNLLIVALVSADPALQSPMYFFLRILSALEMGYTSVTVPLLLHHLLTGQRHIPRWGCALQMFFFLFFGATECCLLAAMAYDRYAAICEPLRYPLLLSRRVCLQLAGSAWACGAMVGLGHTSFIFSLPFCGPNAIPHFFCEIQPVLQLVCGDTSLNELQIILAAALIILCPFGLILSSYGRILATILRIPSAAGRHKAFSTCSSHLIVVSLFYGTAIFIYIRPKASYDPATDPLLSLFYAVITPILNPIIYSLRNTDVKAALKRTIQKMGPAEV, encoded by the coding sequence ATGAGCACCAACGCTTCCATGGTGGTAACTGAATTCGTTCTTGTTGGCTTCTCCCGCCTGGCCCACGTCCAGGGCttgctcttctctctctttctcacggtCTACCTGCTCACCGTCACAGGCAACCTCCTCATTGTGGCGCTGGTCTCAGCGGACCCTGCACTCCAgtcccccatgtacttcttcctccgaATCCTCTCGGCCCTGGAGATGGGGTACACGTCGGTCACGGTGCCCCTGCTGCTTCACCACCTCCTCACTGGTCAGCGCCACATCCCCCGCTGGGGCTGTGCCCTCCAGAtgttctttttcctcttttttggtGCCACCGAGTGTtgcctcctggcggccatggcctatgaccgctacGCAGCCATCTGCGAGCCCCTCCGCTACCCGCTGCTGCTGAGCCGCCGGGTGTGTCTGCAGCTCGCAGGCTCAGCGTGGGCCTGCGGAGCCATGGTGGGGCTGGGCCACACCTCCTTCATCTTCTCCTTGCCCTTCTGTGGCCCCAACGCCATCCCTCACTTCTTTTGTGAGATCCAGCCTGTCCTGCAGTTGGTGTGTGGAGACACCTCACTCAATGAATTGCAGATTATCCTGGCTGCTGCCCTCATCATCCTCTGCCCCTTTGGCCTCATCTTGAGTTCCTATGGGCGTATCCTGGCTACTATCTTACGGATCCCATCTGCAGCTGGCCGCCACAAGGCCTTCTCCACTTGTTCCTCCCACCTGATCGTGGTCTCCCTCTTCTACGGCACTGCCATCTTTATCTATATTCGCCCTAAGGCCAGCTATGATCCAGCCACTGACCCTCTGCTGTCTCTCTTCTATGCTGTGATCACCCCTATCCTCAACCCCATCATTTATAGCCTGAGGAACACTGATGTCAAGGCTGCCCTAAAGAGAACCATCCAGAAAATGGGGCCTGCAGAGGTTTGA